The Eschrichtius robustus isolate mEscRob2 chromosome 5, mEscRob2.pri, whole genome shotgun sequence DNA window AACCTTATGAAACCAGTGATTCCCTCAACTGAAGGCAGTTTTATCCCTTGGGGACATCGGACAATGTTTACAGACATTCTTGGTTGTTACACTGGGGAGAGGTGCTTCTGGCACCTGTTGGGCTGATGCCAGGGATACTGTTAAACActctacagtgcacaggacagtcaCCTACAAAATAGTTATCTGGCCCAAGACAGTAGTACCAAGGTTGAGAAATCTTGTGATAAATGATCAGAGATATTTGATAgataattctttaatttttttttttttttaggtgtgaAAATGgtactgtgatttttaaaagtccatgtgttttatagataaaattaaaagtaaattactaaCTTTTCCAGAATTAAATGAAGATTTCTAAGATTTATTTCTAAACAATCTGAGTGGAGGAAGGGGAGGTATAGATACTTCAAAGAAACCTAACCACAAGTTGATAATCACTGAAGCACAGGGTACTTGGAGTTCATTACCCTatcctttaaaacaaacaaacaaacaaaacctggggATGCAGGTATGCAGGTAGACCTCTAAGTTTAAAATATGGGACGCAACAAAATCATCTGTCTGGGGAAGAGGACTGGGGGAGTATAGGAGGCAAAGTTTGAGGCCTCATCAAGAAGGCTTTAGATTTTAACTTGTTAATAAGCTTTAGAGATGTTTTAAAGATAATGCACTCAAAAGTAACTAATTAAATCAGGGACAACTCAGTCCAGTGATTAGAGTAAAATATTTTAGGGTGCTGATGTTCAGAGAACTACTCATTAGaattattttgagttttctaGGATATTTGTCAAATGTAttcacaaaattcaaaatttaaattacCTTTATAAAAAAGCACCACTATTTTCTGGAAGGCTTTCATGAAATGAATGTTGTCATAGCAATACTCCTGAATCTTCAGTAACAGAGTCAGCTCAGACTGACCTTGAGTTGTAAAGGCAGCAAGTAGAGGGCTGTATTGCTTttaaagggaagggagaaaagattTAGTCATTTAGTACAATGACCATCTATTATAAATTCTTAAGACATAACATAACTCATCTTTTATAATCACTGTGAATTATATTCTATTTagtggaagttaaaaaaaaaagagtgaagcagAAAAATTAAGCATTTAAATCAAAAAAGCAATACTACGCCAAGGATTCCAGATAATTGTGAAtacaatgttaatattttaaagggaaaaaaaagaatcctcctgtTTTCCAATATTCTCTCAGAAGCAAAGACCAAATTACAGGTTTAATCTACTTTtaaacatgtatttctttttaacctgtgagCCAAAGAAAGCCCAAATCAGACTTTTTAAAAGGTTATCATCAATAGTTAATATGTTATTTGTCTACTTACCGGTGGTTTATCCCCAGAAAGCACAGGATGTGATAAATACTTTTAGAAAAGTACACTGACAGTTCACTTATCCCCACTTACAAGAATAATGTTTTATCAAGGCACAGTTCTAATACCTTCAAGTGCTTGATGGCTTGCTCTGCTACAAGCTCCTCTTTTTTGTTCCATTCCACAGTGCTCATTACACTGGACCATATTATTCCGATGACAACTGGTTCTGGGATGTTGTTTTTTTTCATCTCCTCCTTGACATACAAAATTATCTGCAAAAGAACCCAAATTTAGTACAGAAATAAGTTTGATATGTAGATACTACACACATGAAACTTAGACCTTTCACAAAAGCATAAACACCTTTCCACGCCACTAGCAATGACCAGGAGACCACATATAATCACAGAACTTTTAGAACGAGAAGGTATGGACTTCTAGTTCAAACCCTGTATTACACATAGGCAAACTACCTAGGAAAAGACCAAGATGGAAACAGAAGGTCTGTCTATTGGCTTGCACCTTACAAAAATCCCCAAGTGTTATGATTTCTGGGTACCCATAAGGcaatgaatatgaaaaagattgAGGCAAAGCCCCAGCATAACATTCTATAGCTATTATTAAAACTCACTGGTGAAATACTTTAAAGTTTCTCAAATGAGTAAAAATGTTCTTTGCCAGAAACTTAGCCATATAAAGATAGTTTAAATAAGAATATCTCACATCCTTAAATGGATCACCACGGGACATCTGTTCTTGAAGTTCTTTCTGGAGTTCCTTACGAGCTCCTATGGTTTGCTGATTCCGAACATACTCTGAAAGTTCTTTCAAGCCTGCCTCAGTAAAATACTTTGTGAAGTGTTCAACGCTTTGTTTATTGGCAGGAAAAAGTTCCTGAAAGGAGAATTTAATCTGGTTAAATGGTCTTCAAATCAGATTAagaaaaacttttcctcttttcacagattaaaaatgggaaagttgCCTATTAAGCTTTCAAGACTGTGAAGAATGAAAAGTTACAAACCATCAGTCTGTTATCCATGCTCACTTTCCGAAGACTTGCAGCTACTGCATtgatatctttttcatttatccatGATTTAAAGAGCTTTACAGCAAAAGCTGCTGAAACCCCTGCAGAAAAACAGAGCTTACTTAACAGAAGTACCTTCCTGGATTTCAATGACTATCTCCCATTTCCTCCCTCTGAGGTTCCACCACACAGGATTATTCACTTTATCCCCAAGCTTACCCCTGAACTTCCCTCTGCCACTGCTTACCACTGCACTCCAATTTCTCTACTCTACCATTTGCTAGTTGTGTACTGTTAGTCAAGTTAATCTGTTTTCTGATGTGTAAAATGACAGTAACAATTCTTACACTtgacagggttgttgtgagaataaaaATAAGGCATGTTAAATAACTCAGTACtctaagcaataaaaaaaaaagttagctttTAAATTACTGTACAGAATAATTTAACTATGGAAATCACAAAAGggaacttattttctttttcagcttgccattttccccattttctctATTCAAGATGTTCCCAAGTTTCCCAGTTGGGATTAATCTCTCTCTGGGTTTCCACAGCATTTCTAGTTTTACTTTACAATCAATCACATTTTGTCTAGACCCTGGATATTTGCTGTATGTCTAAAGAAAGTCGTTAAGCCTAAATGCCAAAGGTATACATTAAATAACTAATGAGTTGAAATGAACCAATTAAATTTAAGGATACTAGTTTAAAAACTAAGACTATCACACAAGTCAAATCTACATAAACTATATCTTAACTTTCGTATCAGTTCATCTTTCAGGCTCTTATCTACCCCACCCTCAGCCAACTAAAGATCATCCTTTACTAAAGGTTGATTACCTTCTTTAACCAAATTCTCATTATAAAGGCTATTAAGAATGGATGCGTTAAGTGTTCCATTAGCCAGAAGAACACCAGTCAACATAGCCAGCTTGTTCCTCTCCGACTCTGAAAAACCCTTTAAGAACAGCAGCAGCTATAAAAGTAAATAGTTAAGGGTTAAATGAGCAAATGCATTATATAAATAGAAGCAGTAAAGCATATTATATTGGTTAAAATTGTGGGCTCTGGGGCCTAACCATCCAAGTTTGTATCTTGGTTATAATACTCACTAGctgagtgatcttgggcaagatacttaacCTCTGTCTCAGTCTTCTCATATGTAAATGTGGGTAATAAAACTTGTTTCACAGGGCTTTTGagaatattaaatgagttaataattaAGACAGTGTCTCATATTCATTAAATGTTGCTATTAACCTTACCAAATTTTCTGTGCACCTATATGTAGAATATCTAAGACTCAGAGAGCAAGTATGTTAAATTTCTCTTTATCAATGTGTTTAGCTCTGATCTGCTACTCTCTGTCTTCTAAACAAACCCCACTTGGATTTTAACCCCTTTGCCACTTGTTTGGATATAGAGCTAAGAAACAGTGTACAGCAAATTACAAAATGATATACCCCCAAACTTCATTTCAAAGACAGCCTACCTAAAtatctaaaattatctcaaatcAGTGGCAGAATTAGGATTTAACATTCCCTTCTTTGACCCCAACCTTTTGTTTTCCACAAAGCATATTGCTGGTCATACCTTTTTAACTTCATCTTCAAAACCTTTCTCCAGGTATTTGTAGCGCCTGATTAACTTGTTAAAAACCTGTAAGAATAGTAAAGGAACTGAATGATAACCTCATACGTAAAAATGTCAGATTCCCAAAAGATCTAAGTCAGGGCAACTAAGACCTCTCCACATTATCTCCAGAATAGCAAAGAAGTGAACGTTTCATCAGATGTTTAAACCAGCTTGGGAAGCCTGTCAATTCCCAAATCCTACAATATACCAATACTGTTAACACTTTAACCGCCACCCTGCAATAGATTTTATTGCCAAATATCAAAGCATGGACTAATTATTGCTCAAATACAAGTCATTTACCCATTTGTAGGATTTTAACAAAATAGGATCATAAAATATAGTTCTACTTTCCTAATGACATAGACAACAATCCCTAGGTTAGATGCATTTTAATTCTTTGCTTACAGTAACACAAGCATGACTATGTATGCAACTTTCAAATGAGATTTTGACTGATAAAGAAGCTAATCTGCCTATAACTCATTCACCTTTAAAAAGCTATATGCAGAATAATTTAGTGATGAAAATCACGACAGGGAACTGATTTTCCTTTTTCAGCTTGacttttttccctaaaaaatGGATTAATTTTAGAGGGACAAATAGGAAAAGGAGAGctgattcaatttttttctattttgttttcctcAGCACATTTTTAAGTTCCTAAACGATCACACTGCACACCCAGAACACCTCTAAACCTTCAGCTCAGATTCCTTCAACCTGCTACCAGCAGTCTCTTAAAAAAGCAGACTATTCCTTAAACATTGGTTAGATGGATAACAGCTAACTGAAATAATTATGTAAAGTTTAATTTACCTGAGCAAATGCTTGCATGGTCTCTAGGTCTTCTTGTGCTGCGAACACACAGACATCTGTacgcatcatgtcatctgccagtGTACCACCTGGGGCTAAGGtatattttacaaaaaatttGCAATGGCCTTCATTTAAAATTAGTAATTATTTCAATCCTACTTTCCTTTaaactttaactttttatttttatgtttcaggtgtacaacattataGTTCAACATCTATATATACTAGTCAATCTTATTTTCTGTAAGGATTCTCATTATAAAATAAactgattgggcttccctggtggcgcggtggttgagaatctgcctgccaatgcaggggacgcgggttcgagccctggtctgggaagatcccacatgccgtggagcaactgggcccgtgagccacaattactgagcctgcgcatctggagcctgtgctccgcaacaggagaggccgcgatagtgagaggcccgcgcaccgtgatgaagagtggcccccgcttgccacaactagagaaagccctcgcacagaaacgaagacccaacacagccataaaataaaaaataaataaataaattaatttaaaaaaaaaaaaaactgataaaaattctgagatgatttgaaagcaaagtcAATTTCTCAGTAGGAACATGGCTGGTTGGTTCAATATGTGTGAACAAAGTGAAAACAATTTActgcaataaataaaataaccctCTTCAGCAACCCAGTGAAACTCACTCACTGCATTAATTCAGCAGTGCCAAATCTGTCACTCAAGTGGAGATGTTCAGAGCTGGTTCTGACTTTCCATACAGAAAACCTTCCATAAACTTCCAAAGAGGCTGGGCTATAAAAACCTGCAACTTAGAGACTTTATCTTTTAGATACGTTTGTAAGTATTTATGGATAAAATGATGTctgatgtacactttaaaatacaGGGGAGGGGAGATGAAGTCGGTGGGGTAATAGATGAAGTAAGATCGTTAAAAATTGCTGAAGTTGGGTAGCAGATCCTTAGTTTATTACACTATTCTCTCCAGGATATGTTTGAAAATCTCCTTATTAAAAATGATCctttaaaaagaattctaaaaagCGGCTTACTGATAGCAGTATTATGAATAGAAAATAGGTATGTTTCCCATTTCTTACTACAAATGATACAATAAAAGAGATATTCATCTGACTAGGCATTAGAACATATGAACATTTAAGTTCCCGTTCCACCACTGAGCAATTGTTTGATCGCATGCAAGCTACTGAAGCCTCTCTAAGCCTCCATCCTGCATGTATACAAGTAGAGTTCTGATTCTATCAGCTTGGCCGAGGTTCAATACACTGTTACTGTGAAAACATTTTGGAATACTTTTAAGAGCCATGGAAATGAAATTACCAGTATCCTTTGAAAATATATAACTAAGTAGCACATTCTATTAAGATAGTCTGAGCTGTTGAGGGTGGAGGCAGGAGTAAATCAGCAGGGCTAtggatagaaatataatgtgagcacATAATGTAACTTTGAATCTTCTAGtagccatattaaaaataaaaggtgaggggcttccctggtggcgcagtggttaagaatccgcctgccaatgcaggggacataggttcaagccctgggccgggaagatcccacatgccacggaccaactaagcccatgtgccacaactactgagcctgtgctctagagcccgcaggccacaactactgagcccccaagccacaactactgaagcccacgcgcctagagcccgtgctctgcaacaagagaagccaccgcaataagaagcctgcgcaccgcaacgaagagtagaccctgctcgccgcaactagagaaagcccgtgcacagcaacgaagacccaacgcagccaaaaataaataaataaattttaaaaaataaataaataaaaggtgaaaTTATTTTGATATACTTTAAcccaacacatcaaaaatactgaTTTTAACATTTCAGTATTCAAAATATTAGAGATATCTTACATTCTTTTTAGCATTGTCTTTAAAATCcaatgtgtattttacattttcagtaCCTCTGAATTTGTATTAGTCACATTCTAAGTGATTGATAACCACAAGTGGCTAGTGGCTAATACATAGGAGAGTGCAGGATTAGAGTCTTCAGGTACAGAGTTGTCctgaattggttccaggaccgcCGTGGATACcagaatctgcagatgctcaagtcccttatatgaaAGGGCATAGTATTTACATATAACCTACGCATATCCTTATGTATACTTTAAACAGTCTCTAGGTTACTTATAAAACAGAATACCATGTAAATGCTACATAGTTACTGGAGTATGGGAAatgcaagttttgctttttggaacattCTGGACAATCCCCCACCACCACTCCGgggaatatttttgatccacagtTGGCTGAATCCATGGATGCGGAACCCTCGGATACGAGGGTTAAATTTATAAAGTATTTGGTAAGACAGAACAAGAGATAGGGATTTCTTCATTAACTGAGAGTGTACAAACACAGGTTGGAAAAATCACTGATGGAAGACATTGTTGGGACTTACATGTCAGACAAATCTTCCCCAAATGTTATGGTTCTGTAATGGATTTCAAATATAAAGCTAGACAGAGCAAGGCAATTGGCAAATTTACTataatttgagaagaaaaaaaagggaaaatcctaagggggttaaaaaaaaaaaaaaagccaccctgATTTGATAGGTTTGTCAAATAGTTCATATTCTGGATTCTACACAATCCCCATACAATACACTTCCCACAAGACCCAGACACTTACCCAGCATTCCACCGGCCACCagaatgtcaaagagtgtttctgCATATCGGCGGTAATCAAGTTTTGCTCCAGAAGCATCAAGAAACTTTGCTACTGCTTCCAAATCAGTACCAGTTTCAGTTAAGCCTTGAATAATGCAGTCTTGAAACTGAGTAGGGTCAAACCTCTCTTTTTCATCTGGGGGAAAACCCCAAAACATTTAGTTTTAAAAGGCTTACTCAAATGCCATGAAACCACAACCTTATGAAGCTATAACTACTGAATAagttaaccacattcatcacaattttatttatttcaatagcTGGAAAAAACAAACACTACCTAGATTACCCAAGACCTGCAACACAAGCAAACACAACAGGAGACTAAACACACGTGCTTTGCAAGTTGCACCTCTACAAGTGCAAGGCAGGACTGCCTATCATAAGAAGTGTGTGGCTTTTCTCCCACTATTTTTTCACACAAGTCTCCTAAGTGAGCTAAGTGAGCTGGTGTGTTCCTACTGCCAGGTTACAATTTCCACCTGGAATACTCTTCCATTGCCTCTGAGCTTTTCTGAAATTTAGGATATCTTCTATACCTCAGGTAAACTTCATTCCTGAGTGAAAGGGAGCTcttgattttctttaaaagtgcCCATAACactttctacttaaaaaaaaaaaaaaaaatcactcatttaATACTTATTAAGGTCATCTTTAGAAAGTACATTTACTGAGTATCCAATACATGACATGTAGCAGTTATGAGTAAGGGCTCTGGATTCAAACTGCCTGATTCAAATCGAGATCACCGCTTAACTGTCTGAATTTGAGCAATTGGCCCCATTCTTCATGTCTGAATTTCCCTATGGTAAAATGGTGATTAAGAGTAGGACCTATCTCATAAAgttgttgtgaatattaaatgacataaataaaaaataaagcactcTAAAAAGTGCCTTGGGTACATACCTAGCCTTTACTGTGCTGCTGTCACACACTCCAGGGTAGGGTTTGATTTCCCTATCTAGGTTAGATGATATCTTAATTTCTACACAGCACTAGGGTGACCAACTCTTCCCTGTTTGCCTaggacttttttgtttttacaactgAAAGGATCCGTGTCGTGGGAACTCTattcagtcccaggcaaactgggatggtTGTTCACCATACCCAGGACCCAGTCATCAAGAACTAGGAGGCCATGAGTGATCTCAATCTGGAACTGGGGAAGTGACACCTCTTCCTGGtactaacaacaataataaaactacTTGATACTATATTTACACAAAGGCGGTATCAGTAATCCACATAACTTGAGAATACAGAGTTTTCCATTACTGCAGAATTGCTCTGGTTCCCAACTTCTATGCCTCCTGAGAAAATTTACTGGCTTAAATCTAAATGAATCTGCAAAGACTAGAATCCAATTACTCCTTGGTCTCCCTGCTGTAAGGGGGCAGGCTACAATCAGAGATCATAAAAGATTCTGTAATATATATTTCAAAGTGTCTGCCACTCAGGATAGAAAAACACAATTTATAATGAGTAGCCTACCCAGTTCTCTATTTcctaaaagtttcctgtaaaatAAGGTCAATATGTGCTTTTGAGCAACAACACTGAAAAGTGTAGGGGTAAAATATTAAACCCAATACAAAATATATCTGAGACCACATCTCATTTAACTGTGTGTCACTAGTGCAGTGCCTTGCTTCAGAATTCAATATTCATCGAAGTACCTGATAATACACAGAAGTAGTTAATATAATTCTCGTAGTTTTCTTACTAAGTCTGTGAGGGAATAGTTTCAAAAGACACTGCAATGTGAACTCTGTTCCATAATTAACTTCCATGGGTTAAAGTCTGATTTTTCTCCCACAAGTGTTCACAAAGTTTGGGTGAAACTAGTAGTCACATTAGGAGCTCTCCTTTTATAAATTAACCTTTTCCCTCAAGCAAAAGTTTCCTTAAATGAAATTTAGCTAGTGAAAATGCagcccatactttttttttttagaggcacTTTATCTGTACAACAAAAACATCATTCACTAGCCTGCTTAGATACATATATGTTGATACCAAAAGTCTTAAAGGTAGTAGAAATGTTAAGGGTATATCTGAAATGGCAGTGAACTAGAAATTCAAGTTCCTTTCGGTACTTTCTCTTTAGGTTTTAATGGAAAGCAATAGCTTGCCAGAGGAACCAAGACATAAAAGTAACTTTGGAAGTCTGAAGAGAGATattatcaaaatataaatatttacctctttttctggttttaaaacGCTGGCCTGATAGCGTTGGCTTTTGCTGCTTTTGATTATTCATAAAAGACACCCTAGGGGGGGGAAAATAAGGCCTTAAAAATATCAGTGCCATAACatccattttaaaaacaaagcatcAAACCCTGGCCTAGTCACATGTAAACCACATAGGACATACACTTCCAGCCTAGCAAGAGACCTGAGGCACGCACACAGAATTACCTTTGCTTGAATTAAACTTAAGTTCAAAACCTGCATTTCTCCCTACACAAAACCCTTTAAAGATGAAATGTGAAGCACACTTTTAAATGACTTTTCAGCGCCACAGCGACTAGTGGCAAATCACCCACCATAAACAGAGTTTAGTCTCTTCCTCTTTAAATTCGCCCACATCTTCCACCACTCTGAGCACCACAGAGAACTCACAGAGATGACCACCACAGTCAGGAGGTATCCAAAATATGCATGTCAACTTAAAGACGCTATCAGAGGGCGAATCCCTTCATCCGAGGGGCCAGGTTATGAGAAGCATTACCCTCCTCTGAAGTCGTGCCCGTGACCGCAGCGTCCGCTCGCACCACTCCACCCTGAGAAAGGGGCTGAGAGCCGGCCTAGTCTCCTCCGCCCCATACCTTACAATACAAGCCGCCTCCCTGGGCACGTGTCTCCCCATCCAACCCTTCCCGTGCCTCCCGCCCAGCAACGGATAACCCACTCCCGCCCAGGACCCCCTTGGGCACGGCGGGTAGCCGGAGGGGCTGCTCCTCGCCCTCAGCCCCCTCTCTACTGACCCCGTTGTTGGCGGTGGCGGCCGCTGCAGCGAGCGGACCACAGGCGCCGAGGCGCTTCGCGCCTGGGGCCCAGCCGCCCCGTACATTCGCCCTCCCTCCCGCGAAAGCAGCGGCGGCGGAGGCGGCCGCAGTGGTGGTGGCTGCTCCTCCGCCCCGCCCGCCGAAACCCCCCACGCGTACATCACCCAACAGAGGCCGCGGCCGCTTTGTTACCCAGGCCGGACAGGGCCGCAGGGGGACCTGCCCAGCCCACTGCCTCCGCCTGTGGCGCCGCGGGGCACACTCGGGCCCCACGTTCCGGCCCGGGCAGCCGCCCCTCGGCCTCCCTGCTGAAGCAGCGGCCCCGACCTCTGAATCCCGGCGCCGGATCTGATCCGGCCTCATGCGGCGGCCTCCTCCCGGGCCCATCCAAACCGGGCCGCACAGGACCTGCCGCCTCCCTCATCCTCTGCCCAGCGACTACGGGCCGCAACCTCGGCCCGAGACGAGCGGGCCCCGCGCCTCACCGAATTTAAGGCGAAGAGAAAAGAGCCAGAAATCCCAGAGGTGGCGGCAACTGCAGCGGTGTCCCCTCTACGACCGGAACTAacgagaggaggggaggaggagggaagaggtgcTACCCCCGCCCCGGCCGGTCTCCTATCGCGAGATTTCTTCCTCTGCTGTTCGGCCCGCCCGTCCCTGATGGCCGCTTCGGGGCGTGGGGTGGGAAAGGAGGCAAAGGAAGCGAAGAGGATTTTCAAAGATTCTTTATTCCTCTATTGGATTCCAGATTTCCCGGACACTTAGCCTAGACTAGCCCATCGTTCTTCCATCGCCGTGTCCTCCGGTCTCTTAGTTAGTACATGGAGGGGTTAGGAGAACGAATATCCCCCACCACCCCTGCCGGTGTCGAGGAAGTTGGACACGTCCGGCCTGAGTCCCTTCCCCAccgagcccccccaccccccacgccCCACTAGCGCCGGAAGTCGAAGCCCGAGGGCTGGGGGCGTCCgggcccttcgtgggcggaggcCGAGGTTGTTAAGGGGTCCATACGTGGTCTCTACTCCGGCTGGGCTTGGCAGCACTTGCTCAGGTTAGGTCCGAAGCGGGGCAACATTGCTCTGCGGTGCTGGCCGGGTGGGGTTGTGCACTGCCCCTCTTAGGAGCGAGGAAAATCCAGGTAGGGGTCGGAAGGAAGTTCGGCCCTCCGACTGCGGCCGCCATCCTTGTAGTGGTCTTGGTAGTTCCGTCCTGAGTATGATGGTTGTGGGAACTTGGAGATCATCAGAATCCtctggaggacttgttaaaacaccTTGCTGAGCTTCGCCTGAATTAGGTAGATTTGGTGTGGGAcccaagaatgtgcatttctaacaaattccctgTGATGCTTGATGCTGCCAGTCTAGGGACCTCACGTGTGAATCACTGAATTAGAGGATGTATCATCAGAGAGCTAGGGGATGGAAAGTGCGAAAAGCACTGTGGACGTTATAAACCTGTACAAATAACGATGCACAGTGTCTCCAGGATCTAGCCTCATATTTTTGTTCCGTTTGTACCTTAGTTGTTTGCCTCTCCATCTGCTTCCTTACTCTCCTActaccagagaagccctaaaaACAGGGTTTGTCCCTAAAATCACCTTTCTTGGACCCTGCTTCTCCTCCTTATCAAACATTTGGTAAATtagtttaattgatttatttttccttaacagTCTGATCTTTGCCCCATGCTCCTCCCAACTTCATGGAAAATTACTTTCTCAGTTCTTTCCCAGAattattgccaaatccagtgaTTCTTTCAATCTTGAGCATTTAGGGTGTTACCCATCTCCTTAAAACTTCACTCCAACTCTCCTGTTTACCTCTGCATAGTCCTTTGTATTTGCtggctcatctttttttttttaacatcttttttggagtataattgctttacaatggtgtgttagtttctgctttataacaaagtgaatcagctatacatatacatatatccccatatctcctccctcttgtgtctccttctcatcctccctatcccacccctctaggtggtcacaaagcacccagctgatctccctgtgctatgtggctgcttcccactagctatctattttacatttggtagtgtatataagtccatgccactctctcacttcgtcccagcttacccttccccctccccgtgtcctcaagtccattctctacgtctgcgtctttattcctgtcctgcccctaggttgttcataaccaattttttttcttagattttttttccttatgtgttagcatacagtatttgtttttctctttctgacttaacttggCTCATCTTTTTTGTAGTCACACCTTTTATCATCTTTCCTCAGATTTTCTTACGTGGCAGCGTCATACATTCTCAGGGGTTTGACTTTTATCTCCATTTAAAAGAGTTCCAAATTTAtctattgaacaaatatttgttgagtccaGGCTCTGTGCTCTTTGAGGTTGAGGGAACAGCAGTGGAAAGATCCTGAGGTAGGAGAAAAAACCTGACCTATTGGAGGAACTGACAGGGCTAGTGTGACTGGAGCTTGGTGAGAGATGAGAGAACTGTGGGAGCAGAATGAAGTGGCAAGAGTCAGACCTTTAAGTCTAGCCCCATCCTTTTTCTCAAGCCCCCAATCCACCCTATCTGGTATCTCTCCTGGAATACCAAACTAAACCCTTAATACTATTGATTACTCTTCCCCCAAAACTGCGTTTCTCACTTCTGAAGTTCTGTTAAAGATATAATGTTtcactaataaaaataatagctactTTAATATAGCAGGTATGTatcatgcattcttttttttccttttttttctttttttaaactttgggtttatttatttacttatggctgtgttgggtcttcgtttctgtgcgagggctttctctagtggcaagtgggggccactcttcatcgcggtgcgcgggcctctcgttatcgcggcctctcttgttgcggagcacaggctccagacgcgcaggctcagtaattgtggctcacgggcctagttgctccgcggcatgtgggatcttcccagaccagggctcgaacccgtgtcccctgcattggcaggcaga harbors:
- the BZW1 gene encoding eIF5-mimic protein 2, yielding MNNQKQQKPTLSGQRFKTRKRDEKERFDPTQFQDCIIQGLTETGTDLEAVAKFLDASGAKLDYRRYAETLFDILVAGGMLAPGGTLADDMMRTDVCVFAAQEDLETMQAFAQVFNKLIRRYKYLEKGFEDEVKKLLLFLKGFSESERNKLAMLTGVLLANGTLNASILNSLYNENLVKEGVSAAFAVKLFKSWINEKDINAVAASLRKVSMDNRLMELFPANKQSVEHFTKYFTEAGLKELSEYVRNQQTIGARKELQKELQEQMSRGDPFKDIILYVKEEMKKNNIPEPVVIGIIWSSVMSTVEWNKKEELVAEQAIKHLKQYSPLLAAFTTQGQSELTLLLKIQEYCYDNIHFMKAFQKIVVLFYKAEVLSEEPILKWYKDAHVAKGKSVFLEQMKKFVEWLKNAEEESESEAEEGD